The Fibrobacter sp. UWT2 nucleotide sequence CCGGTCCGTTTCCTGGTCATGCCGAGCTTGATTGGCGGTTGCGTCGCCATGCTCATCATGAACATATTCTTTAGCCTAAGCGCCATTTGCGGAGGCTACCTTTTAACCAAGGGCGCCATCGTTTTCGCAGGTAATATGATGAACATTCAACTTACCTGGGACTACCTCTCTACAGAAATCCTGAAAGCCCTTCAGATCTTTGACTTCACCTATATTATCATTAAACCCATTGTATCTGGAGCTATCATTACCACCAACGCCTGCTACCAGGCATTGAACATTCCCCGAGATGTTCGCCAGGTACCCAAAGCGGTGTCGCGTTCCGTGATCAAGTCCTTCCTGTACGTTGTTATTGCCGACGGCATTCTTTCGTTGTACTATTTCGTAGATTACGTGAATAACCTCAACCAGTTGATCTAATGTTTGACGAAGCCTTAAAAATGGAAGATGTCCACCTTGCCTACAGGGATCTCGCAGGAGCGATGTTCTCTAAGCCGAGGATTTTAGGGTATTTCAGACGCATTGAAACAGACCCGCAAAAAGAACTGTTCTCGAACGTGAACCTTACGGTAAAACGCGGCGAAACCATTTGCATTGGCGGACCTTCCGGTCAAGGAAAAAGTGCCCTTCTCAGAGTCATTGCAGGGCTTACACGCCCCACCCGCGGAAACATTTACTACTTCGGCGAATTCATTCCGCCCGAAAAGCTGACGGCTTTGGAAGTCGCCAAGCGCAAAGTGGGAATGGTTTTCCAAAACGGAGCCTTGATTTCTAACTTGCGCGTCCGCGACAACATCGCCTTGCCGCAGCGTTACCACAAGATGGGAACGCCCGCCGAAATCGAAGAAAAAGTCAACATGGCCATGGACTTGATGCGTGTGCGCGACGAAGCCGACTTGTTCCCCCACATGCTCAGTATGGGCATGCAGAAGCGCGTCGCCATCGCCCGAAGCTGGGCCATGGACCCGAAGCTTTTGCTGATGGACGAACCCACCGCAGGTCTTGACAACTACAACCGCCGTAACTTGCTGCCGTTGATTGACAACATGCGTACGCTGTTTAAAACGACAATCATTATCGTGACCCACGACTTGATGATTTCTAAAGAACTCGGCTGCAACATTTGCTTCTTGCATCGCAAGACCTTGACGGAGCCCAAGCCTTTCGATTACTGGCTCAACTCCGATAGCGAAATTTCTAGAGAACTGTTCCGCGACCTCCGCAACAGCGGCTAACCTTTTAAACGAGATATAGATGTTCCTTCCTTTACCTGACGACTTTCATGCCCATTTGCGCCAGGGCGATTTGATGCCCGGCTACGTCCGTGACTTGGTTCAACAATTTGGCCGCGCCATCATTATGCCGAACACCGTGCCCGCGATGACAAGCGCGAAGGCGATTGCCGATTACAAGGCGCAGATCTTGGAAGCGGCAAAGGCCGTGCGCGCGGACTTCGTTCCTCTCATGACGTTCAAGCTGAATCCGAATTATACGGAACAGGATTTGAAGGACATGATGGCCGTGGGCGTCGTAGCAGGTAAGTATTACCCCGCCGGCGTCACCACCAACAGCGCCGACGGCATCAGCGATTTCGAAGGAATCTTCCCCGTTGTCGCCATGATGGAAAAGTTAGGATTGGTACTTTGCGTACACGGCGAGGAACCGGGCGAATTCTGCCTGGACCGCGAACCCGCCTTTATCAAGCGTGTAGAAACTTTGTCTGCAAAGTTCCCAAAACTGAAAATCGTCTTTGAACACTTGAGCTCGGCGAAGTCGGTCGAGGCAGTGAAGCGACTCCCTGCAAACGTGGCCGCCACCTTTACGGTACACCACCTGATGATGACTCTCGACGATATCGTCGGGGACGCCTTACGGCCGCACCACTTTTGCAAGCCGCTGCCGAAGCGGCCTGAAGACCGTGCCGCCATCCGCGAAGCCGCCTTCAGCGGCAATCCCAAGTTCTTCCTCGGCACGGACTCTGCCCCGCACCAGCTGGGCAAAAAGGAATGTCCGTGCGGGGCAGCGGGCGTCTACAGCGCACCGGTCGCCATCCCCCTCCTGGTTCAAGAATTCGAAAGGGCTGGCCACCTCGACAAGCTCCCGAATTTTATAGCCGGCTTCGGCGCCGACTTTTACGGCCTTCCGCGCACGACAAAGCAGATTGAAGTCGTCCGCGAAAAATGGACCGTACCCGCCATCGTGAATGGCGTGGTCCCGCTCGCCGCCGGTCAGGAACTCGACTGGAAGCTCGCATAATTTTTATATTTGCGCCATGATTTCCGATTCTCGCAAATACCTGGTTGGACTTATAAGCCCGAACGTCCTGGAAGCCGCTGAAAAAGACTTGTTCCAGCCGGTGCGCCTCGACTTGGATAATTGCGACGCCATTGAAATCCGCTACGATTTCTTTGACGAATCGGAATGGGAAACCCTTTCCGAAAGGGTCCGAAACATCGTGGCAAACAAAATACAGATCGGCACCATCCGTTTAAAACGCGACGGTGGCAAGTTCCCCGACGCCCGCGCCGTAGAACGCATGGATCTGTGGAAGAAGATTCTTTCGGCAAAACAGGTTCCCGAATGGCTCGATCTGGAACGGGACTGTCTGAGTGACTTTAAGGCTTTGAACGACATGGCTTATCCCATTGGCGTGGGCCTGATTATCTCGGAGCACAACTTTGAGCGTATCCCCAGCGATATCGAACTGGAAACCTTCGCAGCCGATGTTAAGCGGGTTGGCGCTCAAGGCCTGAAAATTGCAGCCATGAGCAATTCCGACAGCGACTGCGACCGCCTCTACAAGTTCGCAAAAAAATACGGCAAGAAATTCCAGATGTTTGCCGCCTTCGGCATGGGCGAAACGGGCAGGGTCAGCCGCCTTTGGTCATTAAACGAAGGCGCCAACCTCACCTACGGTTCCATCGGCCATTCCGAGGCTCCCG carries:
- a CDS encoding ABC transporter ATP-binding protein — translated: MEDVHLAYRDLAGAMFSKPRILGYFRRIETDPQKELFSNVNLTVKRGETICIGGPSGQGKSALLRVIAGLTRPTRGNIYYFGEFIPPEKLTALEVAKRKVGMVFQNGALISNLRVRDNIALPQRYHKMGTPAEIEEKVNMAMDLMRVRDEADLFPHMLSMGMQKRVAIARSWAMDPKLLLMDEPTAGLDNYNRRNLLPLIDNMRTLFKTTIIIVTHDLMISKELGCNICFLHRKTLTEPKPFDYWLNSDSEISRELFRDLRNSG
- the pyrC gene encoding dihydroorotase, which codes for MFLPLPDDFHAHLRQGDLMPGYVRDLVQQFGRAIIMPNTVPAMTSAKAIADYKAQILEAAKAVRADFVPLMTFKLNPNYTEQDLKDMMAVGVVAGKYYPAGVTTNSADGISDFEGIFPVVAMMEKLGLVLCVHGEEPGEFCLDREPAFIKRVETLSAKFPKLKIVFEHLSSAKSVEAVKRLPANVAATFTVHHLMMTLDDIVGDALRPHHFCKPLPKRPEDRAAIREAAFSGNPKFFLGTDSAPHQLGKKECPCGAAGVYSAPVAIPLLVQEFERAGHLDKLPNFIAGFGADFYGLPRTTKQIEVVREKWTVPAIVNGVVPLAAGQELDWKLA
- a CDS encoding type I 3-dehydroquinate dehydratase; the protein is MISDSRKYLVGLISPNVLEAAEKDLFQPVRLDLDNCDAIEIRYDFFDESEWETLSERVRNIVANKIQIGTIRLKRDGGKFPDARAVERMDLWKKILSAKQVPEWLDLERDCLSDFKALNDMAYPIGVGLIISEHNFERIPSDIELETFAADVKRVGAQGLKIAAMSNSDSDCDRLYKFAKKYGKKFQMFAAFGMGETGRVSRLWSLNEGANLTYGSIGHSEAPGQIEVSIMRRALEQSEILHSQMEILAFLNQF